The Camelina sativa cultivar DH55 chromosome 14, Cs, whole genome shotgun sequence genome includes a window with the following:
- the LOC104742085 gene encoding non-specific lipid-transfer protein-like protein At2g13820, with product MKPSFVLLSIALLLLSSSLSDAADSGSPSQSPLMSPTPEPSNSIDCSSVIYSMVDCLSFLTVGSTDPSPTQTCCAGIKTVLEYSPKCLCSALESSRDMGFVLDDNKALSLSKICNVPIDPHCVSPPVEPPTTSPPSSTKSPAIIRSPPPVSHSPPPVSHSPPPVSHSSPPVSHSSPARTVSSSTMTASSPAATSPSPSPSPSISSTGILSVSKLVLAVVIVSSFGFILA from the exons atgaagcCATCGTTTGTTCTCCTGTCTATTGCCTTATTATtactatcatcatcactatcgGATGCAGCCGACTCTGGATCGCCGTCACAGTCACCGTTGATGTCTCCAACACCAGAACCATCAAACTCCATCGACTGTTCCAGCGTCATATACAGCATGGTGGATTGTCTCTCATTCTTAACCGTTGGATCAACTGATCCAAGCCCTACCCAAACATGTTGTGCTGGGATCAAAACGGTTCTTGAATATAGTCCTAAGTGTCTTTGCTCTGCGTTAGAGAGTAGTCGTGACATGGGATTCGTACTAGATGATAACAAAGCTCTTTCCCTGTCAAAAATTTGCAACGTTCCCATTGATCCTCATTgtg TTTCTCCGCCGGTAGAGCCGCCTACGACTTCACCACCGTCTTCCACAAAGTCGCCGGCCATAATCCGTTCACCACCGCCTGTTAGCCACTCACCACCGCCTGTTAGCCACTCACCACCGCCTGTTAGCCACTCATCACCGCCGGTTAGCCACTCATCACCGGCACGGACAGTCTCATCATCGACAATGACCGCTTCATCGCCTGCAGCAacttcaccatcaccatcaccttCACCATCAATATCTAGTACCGGGATTTTATCAGTATCCAAACTAGTCCTAGCTGTTgtgattgtttcttcttttggttttatcttagcttag
- the LOC104743828 gene encoding uncharacterized protein LOC104743828: protein MAQRFFNGLRPDIKGRLHAVTYRSVTEVEERAVNQVEGRNWSTNHGKVNMTVNQGGRAVSNMDPRGCYVCGQLGHFSRACPTFVETKNTTLSSVTCFYCGDMGHYATSYPSKPTKLNAQTVNRAQPVQEVKEPPTKKQATPTNIFALGVEPPKPPKPAKGPITRTLLVGGNPTHVFFDSGASNSFVTPEVADKFGDLCEEEEVNINVYTAGNQPPLKTRRLFKEVSIVLQDTNLPVNPLVMPLERFDAILGVDWLSEHQAHIDCSRSRVVFENGGRTPLVFNGISPSKTTYFASAVRIGRLCDKENVYLVTLTAMGGVDKEDMGVEDITLV, encoded by the exons ATGGCCCAGAGATTCTTTAACGGACTCAGGCCAGATATAAAGGGAAGGTTGCACGCTGTGACATACAGAAGCGTCACAGAAGTGGAAGAGAGAGCG GTGAATCAAGTAGAAGGACGAAACTGGAGCACAAACCATGGTAAGGTCAATATGACTGTTAACCAAGGAGGACGTGCAGTGAGCAACATGGATCCTAGAGGATGCTATGTGTGTGGTCAACTTGGGCATTTTTCTCGAGCTTGTCCAACCTTTGTGGAAACTAAGAATACCACTCTGTCGTCTGTCACATGTTTCTACTGTGGCGATATGGGACACTATGCGACCTCATATCCATCAAAGCCGACCAAACTGAACGCCCAAACTGTGAACCGTGCCCAGCCAGTGCAGGAAGTGAAGGAACCCCCAACAAAGAAGCAAGCAACCCCAACAAATATTTTTGCTTTAGGAGTAGAGCCACCCAAACCTCCAAAGCCTGCGAAAGGCCCTATAACAA GAACATTACTTGTTGGTGGTAACCCCACACATGTATTTTTCGATTCGGGAGCGTCCAATAGTTTTGTGACTCCTGAAGTGGCCGACAAGTTCGGAGATTtgtgtgaagaggaagaagtgaacatCAACGTCTACACCGCTGGTAATCAACCGCCTCTGAAGACAAGAAGATTGTTCAAGGAAGTGTCGATAGTCTTGCAGGATACAAACCTCCCGGTGAATCCTCTAGTGATGCCGCTAGAGAGGTTCGATGCTATTTTGGGAGTggattggttgtcggagcaccAAGCCCATATAGACTGCAGCAGGAGCAGAGTTGTATTTGAAAATGGAGGAAGGACACCTCTAGTTTTCAACGGAATTAGCCCAAGTAAGACGACATACTTTGCATCGGCAGTAAGGATTGGAAGATTGTGCGATAAAGAGAATGTTTACCTAGTCACTCTTACCGCCATGGGAGGAGTTGACAAGGAAGACATGGGAGTGGAGGACATCACATTAGTCTAG